Sequence from the Streptomyces sp. R33 genome:
TGGCCCAGTCCGCCGAGTTGGCCTTCAGCCACTCCAGCGCGGCCGCAGCCGACTGCGTGTGCCCGGCCGCGGCCAGGGCGATCACCGCGTCGGCGGTGTTGCCGGTGTCCGCGGTCGGCTGGTCGGCGCCGGGGGTGACGGCCGTGAGGTGGCCGTCCTTCTTCAGCGTCTCGGCCAGGTAGCCGGCCGCGCCCTGGGCGGCGGTTGCCGGGTCGGTGGCGCCGGCCGGGCAGGCCAGTGCGGCTGCGGGGGTGTCCGTCGGGGCAGGGGGCACGACCGACCCCTGGCCGAGGCCGGCCAGGACCGCGGCGGCGGTGGCGTCGGCGTTGGCCGGGAGCTTGCCGTCGGCCGGCTGGTACCCGAAGGCGCCCCGGTCGGCGGCCGGCTCGGTGGTGCAGCCCAGCTGGAAGGCGAGCAGGCCCTCGTACGCGGACTTGCCCGCCTTCGACTTCACCTCGGCCGGCGTCTCGCCCGCCACGGCCAGCGCGCTGATGACGAGGGAGGTGGAGTTGCCCTCGCTCGGGGTGCCGGGGACGAAGGCCCAGCCGCCGTCCTCGTTCTGGACGGACTTCAGCCAGTCCGTGCCCTTCTTCACCGCCGCGTCCTGGCCGCCCAGCGCCTTCAGCGCCTGCACGGCCATCGCGGTGGCGTTGGTGTCGAACATCGTCTTGTCGTCGCAGGCGGCGCCCGCGTCCGCGCGGAAGGAGGCGAAGCCGCCGTTCGCGCACTGCTGGCCGACGAGCCAGGCAACGGCCTCCTTGGCCGGCTTGACGCCGACCGTCTGCTGGGCCAGCAGCGCGAAGGACTGCCGCCACACGCCGTCGTACGTCGGGTCGTTCTTGCCGTACAGCCCGGACGGGATCACCGGGGCCGGCGGGGCGGAGGGGGAGGGCGCGGCGAGGGCTGCGGGGGCGGCGCCCACGCAGAGCACGGCGGAGGCGGCGAGCGCGGCGGCGCTGCGGCGGACGTTCATGGGGCGGGTGCCTCTCGTGCTGGGGAGCAGGAGGCAGGCGCGCACAAGGCACCGGGCTCCGGCTCCGTTTACCTCGACGGTGCCGGCCGCCGGGGGCTCCGGCGGCTCGAGCCGCGCACCTCGCGTACGGGCGGTCCGGCTTCCCGCCCGGCGGGGCCTGGGCGGGTCACGGTTGCGGGTCAGCGCCGGAATCACACCGGCTTCTTCCCGTACGGAAGGGTGGACGACGGGCTTACTCTACCGGCCCGTAGCAGTCCGGAAGGTGGCGCCGGGGCGCAGCGCCCCTTACCGGCGGACAGGCGGGACAGGCGGGACCGGCGGGACCGACGTCACATGGCGCGGTACGTGACAGGGTCGCTGCCCGGGACCGCCTCGGCCCTGCCCTGCTTCACCAGCCGCCGCAGATGGGCCTCCGCCTCCGAGACGGCGATGTTGCGGGAGCCGTACGGGATCTGCTCCCAGGGCCGGTTCCACTCCATGCGCTCCGCCAGCCCCCACGGGGTCAGCGGCTCGGCCAGCAGTTCCCACAGCCCGGTCAGCCGCTCCTCGTGGTGGCGCAGCAGTTCGCGGACCCGGGCCGGGGCGTCGGTGAAGGCGTGCTGGTGGGCCGGGAGCACCTCGGCGGGGCCGAGTCGGCCGATCCGCTCGAGGGAGTCGAGGTAGTCGCCGAGGGGGTCGGTGACCCGGGTGTCCTCCGGGGCCTCGTAGAGGCCGATGTGCGGGGAGATCCCGGGCAGCAGGTGGTCCCCGGAGAAGAGGCGGCCGTTGCCGGGGAGGTTCGCCGGATGCTGTTCCTCCAGGTGCAGGCAGACGTGGCCGGGGGTATGGCCCGGGGTCCAGATGGCGCGCAGCCGCCGCCCGGCGAGGGGGAGCAGTTCGCCGGGGACGATCTCCCGGTCGGGGACGGCGGCCCGCAGCCCGGGCAGGGTGCGCAGGCGGCCGCTCGCGCGGGCGGCCCGCAGGGGGGCGATGTGCTCCTCGGGGGCTCCGGCGGTGGCCAGCTTCTCGCTCATGTAGTCGAACCAGACGCCGGGCTCGGCGGAGCGGGTCCGTACGACGACCTCGGTGTCGGCGGCGTGCATGGCGATCCAGGCGCCGGAGGCCTCGCGGACCCGGCCGGACAGGCCGTGGTGGTCGGGGTGGTGGTGGGTGATGACCACGCCGTGGACGGCGGCGATCGCGATGCCGAGGGCGCCGAGGCCGGCGACGAGGGCGTCCCAGGACTCGGGGTCGTCCCAGCCGGTGTCGACGAGGACGGGGCCGCGGTCGGTGTCGAGGACGTGGACGAGGGTGTGGCCGAGCGGGTTGTCGGGGATGGGCACCTTGATGCCGTGGACGCCGCCGCCGTGGTCGGTGACGTGCGGGGTGACGGGGGGCGTGGCCCCGGGTCCGGTCAGCGGTGCGGCCTGCGGCGGCGTGTCCTGCGGCATGGGGGCTCCCTGTCTGCGCCCGGCTGCGTCTGCGCCGCCCGGCTCACTCTCGCGAGAACGTGTTGCAGTAGTAGCCCAAGTCGACCATCTGCGGCCCGTTCTGACTAGTCGCAACCCTTCGTTGGATCTTCCGGGCCGTTCCGTCCTGGCCGTGGACTCCTAGAACTAGAACTGGTATCAGTTCGGGAACGCCAAGCCGCAGGAGGCAGCAGCCATGACCGAGCTCGTGGAACACGGACACCTGTTCATCGGCGGGGAGTGGACGGATCCGCTGGGCACCGACACGATCGAGATCGTCTCCCCCCACACGGAGCAGGTCATCGGCAGCGTCCCGCACGCCTCCCGCGCGGACGTGGACCGTGCCGTCGCCGTCGCCCGCCGGGCCTTCGACGAGGGCCCCTGGCCCCGGATGTCCCTGGACGAGCGGATCGCCGTCGTCACCCGGATCAAGGACGCGATCGCCGTCCGGCACGAGGAGATCGCCCGGTCGATCAGCTCCCAGAACGGTTCCCCGTACTCCTGGAGCGTCCTCGCGCAGGCGCTCGGCCCGATGATGGTCTACGACGCCGCGATCCAGGTCGCGCGCGCCTACCCGTACGAGGAGCACCGCCAGGGCGTGCTCGGGCCGATCCTGGTGCGCCGGGAGCCGGTGGGCGTGGTGGCGGCCGTCATACCGTGGAACGTGCCGCAGTTCGTGGCCGCCGCCAAACTCGCGCCGGCGCTGCTGACGGGCTCGACGGTGATCCTGAAGCCGTCCCCCGAGTCGCCGCTGGACTCGTACATCCTCGCCGACATCGCGCGGGAGGCCGGGCTGCCGGAGGGTGTGCTGTCGATCCTGCCCGCCGACCGTGAGGTCAGCGAGTACCTGGTCGGCCACCCCGGTGTCGACAAGGTGGCGTTCACCGGCTCGGTCGCCGCCGGCCGGCGCGTGATGGAGGTCGCCGCCCGCAACCTGACCCGGGTCACGCTCGAACTCGGCGGCAAGTCCGCCGCCGTGATCCTGCCGGACGCCGACCTGGAGTCCACCATCGCGGGGATCGTCCCGGCGGCCTGGATGAACAACGGGCAGGCCTGCGTGGCCCAGACCCGGGTGCTCGCGCCGCGCAGCCGCTACGAGGAGGTCGCCGAGGCCCTCGCGGCCGCGGCGGGCGCGCTGGTGGTCGGCGACCCGCTGGACCCGGCGACGCAGCTCGGGCCGCTGGTGGCCAGGCGGCAGCAGCAGCGGTCGCTGGACTACATCCGGATCGGCCATGAGGAGGGTGCGAAGGTCCTCGCGGGCGGCGGCCGGCCTGCCGGGCTGGAGCAGGGCTGGTACGTGGAGCCGACGCTGTTCGGGGACGTGGACAACTCGATGAGGATCGCCCGCGAGGAGATCTTCGGGCCGGTCGTCTGCCTGATCCCGTACGGGGACGAGGCGGAAGCGGTACGGGTCGCCAACGATTCGGAGTTCGGGCTGAGCGGCAGCGTCTGGACGGGGGACGTCGAGCACGGCATCGACTTCGCGCGGCAGGTGCGGACGGGCACGTTCAACGTGAACACCTTCAGCCTGGACATGCTGGGGCCGTTCGGCGGCTACAAGAACAGCGGTGTGGGGCGGGAGTTCGGGCCCGAGGGGCTCAGCGAATACCTGGAGCACAAGATGATCCACCTGCCGGCGGGCTACGCGGCGGGTGCGTGAGCGCCATGGGTGACCGCTGGGTGGTGGAGGTGGACCGGGGCGTCTGCATCGGCTCGGGGATGTGCGTGAACCACGCGCCGGAGGGCTTCGCCCTGGACTCGGCGCGCCAGTCGCATCCCCGGGACCCGGAGACGGACGCGAACGAGCCGGTCCTGGCGGCGGCGGAGGGCTGCCCGGTGGAGGCCATCATGATCACCCTGGCAGCCACCGGCGAGGCGGTGTTCCCCCCGGAGGAATGACCGCGGGAGCGCCGGAC
This genomic interval carries:
- a CDS encoding prenyltransferase/squalene oxidase repeat-containing protein, whose product is MNVRRSAAALAASAVLCVGAAPAALAAPSPSAPPAPVIPSGLYGKNDPTYDGVWRQSFALLAQQTVGVKPAKEAVAWLVGQQCANGGFASFRADAGAACDDKTMFDTNATAMAVQALKALGGQDAAVKKGTDWLKSVQNEDGGWAFVPGTPSEGNSTSLVISALAVAGETPAEVKSKAGKSAYEGLLAFQLGCTTEPAADRGAFGYQPADGKLPANADATAAAVLAGLGQGSVVPPAPTDTPAAALACPAGATDPATAAQGAAGYLAETLKKDGHLTAVTPGADQPTADTGNTADAVIALAAAGHTQSAAAALEWLKANSADWAKGSPAALGTLVLAAHATGTDPKSFGGTDLVTALNATGPAPQTGESPAPKPKEESKSSDQNVWWIVGAGLAAGMGIGVLLSGRRKKNQL
- a CDS encoding MBL fold metallo-hydrolase; this translates as MPQDTPPQAAPLTGPGATPPVTPHVTDHGGGVHGIKVPIPDNPLGHTLVHVLDTDRGPVLVDTGWDDPESWDALVAGLGALGIAIAAVHGVVITHHHPDHHGLSGRVREASGAWIAMHAADTEVVVRTRSAEPGVWFDYMSEKLATAGAPEEHIAPLRAARASGRLRTLPGLRAAVPDREIVPGELLPLAGRRLRAIWTPGHTPGHVCLHLEEQHPANLPGNGRLFSGDHLLPGISPHIGLYEAPEDTRVTDPLGDYLDSLERIGRLGPAEVLPAHQHAFTDAPARVRELLRHHEERLTGLWELLAEPLTPWGLAERMEWNRPWEQIPYGSRNIAVSEAEAHLRRLVKQGRAEAVPGSDPVTYRAM
- a CDS encoding aldehyde dehydrogenase, with translation MTELVEHGHLFIGGEWTDPLGTDTIEIVSPHTEQVIGSVPHASRADVDRAVAVARRAFDEGPWPRMSLDERIAVVTRIKDAIAVRHEEIARSISSQNGSPYSWSVLAQALGPMMVYDAAIQVARAYPYEEHRQGVLGPILVRREPVGVVAAVIPWNVPQFVAAAKLAPALLTGSTVILKPSPESPLDSYILADIAREAGLPEGVLSILPADREVSEYLVGHPGVDKVAFTGSVAAGRRVMEVAARNLTRVTLELGGKSAAVILPDADLESTIAGIVPAAWMNNGQACVAQTRVLAPRSRYEEVAEALAAAAGALVVGDPLDPATQLGPLVARRQQQRSLDYIRIGHEEGAKVLAGGGRPAGLEQGWYVEPTLFGDVDNSMRIAREEIFGPVVCLIPYGDEAEAVRVANDSEFGLSGSVWTGDVEHGIDFARQVRTGTFNVNTFSLDMLGPFGGYKNSGVGREFGPEGLSEYLEHKMIHLPAGYAAGA
- a CDS encoding ferredoxin, with the translated sequence MGDRWVVEVDRGVCIGSGMCVNHAPEGFALDSARQSHPRDPETDANEPVLAAAEGCPVEAIMITLAATGEAVFPPEE